A stretch of Ipomoea triloba cultivar NCNSP0323 chromosome 13, ASM357664v1 DNA encodes these proteins:
- the LOC116001514 gene encoding protein WVD2-like 3 isoform X2, producing the protein MDHENDSVVSSLNGVSQDSTNEANTNRGVDHDHINVEGETNMPTENLEVKEYTMLIESSKLSEVRNCEDGDGASLKCEIVLPEKEIESEVSKAAEESKSSRASLKAVNKTGSGNCKTKCTVPQPFALATEKRASNGTRPVGNDADASQDPTPTKQNQLVSPGTTRKPLQPDNKKHPDDENSYAVTTLRGRKPRKGTALVPTFRSTERAERRKEFHTRLEEKHQALEAERIQWKARTKEECEAAVKQLRKSLVFKANPMPSFYHDGPPPKAELKKLPPTRAKSPKLGRRKCCNIPPGSRKQIEDGDHRTRHNLGGYRDSATFASTNGRHHIGVQNSATFKYKDESNHEEETNESHMTKIHQEIEVNITVQS; encoded by the exons ATGGACCACGAAAATGATAGCGTTGTGAGTAGCTTGAACGGGGTTTCACAAGATTCAACTAATGAGGCTAATACGAACCGAGGTGTTGATCATGATCATATCAATGTGGAGGGAGAAACAAATATGCCAACAGAGAATTTGGAAGTGAAGGAATACACAATGTTAATCGAGAGCTCTAAACTTTCTGAAGTCAGAAATTGCGAGGATGGTGATGGGGCGAGCTTAAAGTGTGAGATCGTGTTGCCCGAGAAGGAGATTGAATCTGAAGTTTCAAAAGCAGCAGAAGAGAGTAAGAGCTCGAGAGCATCTCTGAAAGCTGTAAACAAAACGGGTTCTGGAAACTGCAAAACGAAGTGCACTGTCCCGCAGCCATTTGCTCTGGCAACTGAAAAGCGGGCTTCCAATGGAACTCGTCCTGTTGGAAATGATGCTGACGCTTCGCAAGATCcaactccaaccaaacaaaatCAA TTAGTATCTCCCGGGACTACCAGGAAGCCACTGCAACCTGATAACAAGAAGCACCCTGATGACGAGAACTCATATGCAGTCACTACATTACGGGGACGAAAGCCCAGAAAAGGTACTGCATTAGTTCCAACGTTTAGAAGCACTGAACGGGCAGAGAGAAGGAAGGAG TTTCACACGAGATTGGAAGAGAAACATCAAGCTTTAGAAGCTGAGAGAATTCAATGGAAAGCAAGGACAAAg GAAGAATGTGAAGCAGCAGTAAAGCAACTGAGGAAGAGTTTGGTGTTTAAGGCCAATCCAATGCCAAGCTTCTACCACGATGGACCACCACCTAAGGCTGAACTAAAAAAG CTACCACCAACTCGTGCAAAATCACCCAAATTAGGCAGAAGGAAGTGCTGTAATATTCCACCCGGTTCAAGGAAACAGATTGAAGACGGTGATCACAGAACTCGTCACAATCTTGGTGGTTATAGAGACAGTGCAACCTTTGCTTCAACAAACGGAAGACATCACATCGGTGTCCAAAACTCAGCTACATTCAAATATAAAGACGAGTCCAATCACGAAGAGGAGACGAACGAGTCACATATGACTAAGATCCACCAAGAAATCGAAGTCAATATTACTGTTCAATCTTGA
- the LOC116001514 gene encoding protein WVD2-like 3 isoform X1, translating to MDHENDSVVSSLNGVSQDSTNEANTNRGVDHDHINVEGETNMPTENLEVKEYTMLIESSKLSEVRNCEDGDGASLKCEIVLPEKEIESEVSKAAEESKSSRASLKAVNKTGSGNCKTKCTVPQPFALATEKRASNGTRPVGNDADASQDPTPTKQNQLVSPGTTRKPLQPDNKKHPDDENSYAVTTLRGRKPRKGTALVPTFRSTERAERRKEFHTRLEEKHQALEAERIQWKARTKEECEAAVKQLRKSLVFKANPMPSFYHDGPPPKAELKKQLPPTRAKSPKLGRRKCCNIPPGSRKQIEDGDHRTRHNLGGYRDSATFASTNGRHHIGVQNSATFKYKDESNHEEETNESHMTKIHQEIEVNITVQS from the exons ATGGACCACGAAAATGATAGCGTTGTGAGTAGCTTGAACGGGGTTTCACAAGATTCAACTAATGAGGCTAATACGAACCGAGGTGTTGATCATGATCATATCAATGTGGAGGGAGAAACAAATATGCCAACAGAGAATTTGGAAGTGAAGGAATACACAATGTTAATCGAGAGCTCTAAACTTTCTGAAGTCAGAAATTGCGAGGATGGTGATGGGGCGAGCTTAAAGTGTGAGATCGTGTTGCCCGAGAAGGAGATTGAATCTGAAGTTTCAAAAGCAGCAGAAGAGAGTAAGAGCTCGAGAGCATCTCTGAAAGCTGTAAACAAAACGGGTTCTGGAAACTGCAAAACGAAGTGCACTGTCCCGCAGCCATTTGCTCTGGCAACTGAAAAGCGGGCTTCCAATGGAACTCGTCCTGTTGGAAATGATGCTGACGCTTCGCAAGATCcaactccaaccaaacaaaatCAA TTAGTATCTCCCGGGACTACCAGGAAGCCACTGCAACCTGATAACAAGAAGCACCCTGATGACGAGAACTCATATGCAGTCACTACATTACGGGGACGAAAGCCCAGAAAAGGTACTGCATTAGTTCCAACGTTTAGAAGCACTGAACGGGCAGAGAGAAGGAAGGAG TTTCACACGAGATTGGAAGAGAAACATCAAGCTTTAGAAGCTGAGAGAATTCAATGGAAAGCAAGGACAAAg GAAGAATGTGAAGCAGCAGTAAAGCAACTGAGGAAGAGTTTGGTGTTTAAGGCCAATCCAATGCCAAGCTTCTACCACGATGGACCACCACCTAAGGCTGAACTAAAAAAG CAGCTACCACCAACTCGTGCAAAATCACCCAAATTAGGCAGAAGGAAGTGCTGTAATATTCCACCCGGTTCAAGGAAACAGATTGAAGACGGTGATCACAGAACTCGTCACAATCTTGGTGGTTATAGAGACAGTGCAACCTTTGCTTCAACAAACGGAAGACATCACATCGGTGTCCAAAACTCAGCTACATTCAAATATAAAGACGAGTCCAATCACGAAGAGGAGACGAACGAGTCACATATGACTAAGATCCACCAAGAAATCGAAGTCAATATTACTGTTCAATCTTGA
- the LOC116001855 gene encoding syntaxin-related protein KNOLLE: MNDLMTKSFTSYVDLKKEAMKDLEAGGDLEMGMTKMDQNLSAFLEEAEKVKTEMNSIREILVRLQESNDEIKALHKPEALKSLRDRINADILAVLKKARAIRAELEEMDRSNAVSRRLSGCKEGTPVDRTRLAVTNGLRKKLKEMMMDFQGLRQTMMTEYKETVGRRYFTVTGEQPNEEVIEKIISNGNGHGGEEFLSRAIQEHGRGKVLETVEEIQDRHEGAKEIERSLLELHQIFLDMAVMVETQGEQLDDIHHHVINASQYVNDGAKNLKTARTYQKSSRKWMCIGIILLLIIILVVIIPIATSFAKS; encoded by the exons ATGAATGATCTGATGACGAAATCGTTCACGAGCTACGTGGATCTGAAGAAAGAAGCCATGAAAGACTTGGAAGCCGGCGGGGATCTGGAGATGGGGATGACGAAGATGGACCAGAACCTCTCGGCGTTCTTAGAGGAAGCGGAGAAGGTGAAAACGGAGATGAATTCGATCCGCGAGATCCTGGTGCGGTTGCAGGAGTCCAATGACGAGATCAAGGCTCTGCACAAGCCGGAAGCCCTAAAATCGCTGCGAGACCGGATTAACGCCGACATTCTGGCGGTTCTGAAGAAGGCCAGGGCGATTAGGGCTGAGCTGGAGGAGATGGACCGCTCCAACGCGGTGAGCCGGCGGTTATCGGGGTGTAAAGAGGGAACTCCGGTGGACCGGACCCGTTTGGCGGTCACAAATGGTCTGAGGAAGAAACTGAAGGAAATGATGATGGATTTCCAGGGGCTGAGGCAGACGATGATGACCGAGTATAAGGAAACCGTTGGCCGGAGATACTTCACCGTCACCGGAGAACAACCTAATGAAGAGGTGATTGAGAAGATCATCTCTAACGGAAACGGCCATGGCGGTGAAGAATTTCTGTCCAGAGCAATTCAg GAGCATGGGAGGGGAAAGGTGTTGGAGACAGTGGAGGAGATACAGGACAGGCACGAGGGGGCGAAGGAGATAGAGAGGAGCCTATTGGAGCTGCACCAGATCTTCCTGGACATGGCAGTGATGGTGGAAACGCAGGGGGAGCAACTGGATGACATTCATCATCACGTCATCAATGCTTCCCAGTATGTTAACGATGGGGCCAAGAATCTCAAGACAGCAAGGACGTATCAGAAGAGCAGCAGGAAGTGGATGTGCATTGGGATCATCCTTCTCTTGATCATCATTCTTGTTGTCATAATCCCAATTGCTACCAGCTTTGCCAAATCTTGA